The Neodiprion virginianus isolate iyNeoVirg1 chromosome 5, iyNeoVirg1.1, whole genome shotgun sequence genome contains a region encoding:
- the LOC124304518 gene encoding dual specificity protein phosphatase CDC14A-like isoform X6 — protein MEDSNEVLVCAAEFLKDRLYFVTLRTTVKPRSTSNTHYFSIDDELIYENFYADFGPLNLAMLHRYCQKVNKKLKAVTLSKKKIVHYTVMDPQKRVNAAFLIASYVIIYWKRSAEEAYDILIASPTSPPLIMFRDASLGPPCYQISLKECLRAIHKCYSLGFFNFRDFHREEYEYFERVENGDMNWIVPGKFIAFCGPHAKSKIENGYPLHAPESYFAYFRRNNVSTIVRLNKKIYEASRFVEAGFEHKELFFIDGSTPTNSIMQQFLKIAETAPGAVAVHCKAGLGRTGSLIGCYIMKHYHLTARETIAWIRICRPGSVIGHQQHWLEEKEAYLHSLLKVPLRPENGNPVHQFGIYSVAGRPGGLSLSGLRNSRLVQDNVSGIMHRVDGIKLDDPGPLPGIVVPKISVLTQGDKLNQIKASRRSIIPSCQSSLGGISSPSTVAHPYLGPLLQTRSQKGTASLASNKDKEVPKRLLGRAATTTIVKSSARTTKSYKTAFVR, from the exons atggagGATTCCAATGAGGTGCTAGTCTGTGCAGCAGAGTTTTTGAAGG ATCGGTTATACTTTGTCACACTGAGGACAACAGTGAAGCCTCGAAGCACCTCTAACACCCATTACTTCAGTATTGACGATGAGCTCATCTATGAGAACTTCTATGCTGATTTTGGACCCTTGAATCTTGCAATGCTTCATCGTTATTGTCAGAAAGTGAACAAGAAACTGAAGGCGGTCACTCTGAGCAAGAAGAAAATTGTCCACTACACTGTGATGGACCCTCAGAAGCGCGTAAACGCTGCATTTCTTATCGCTAGCTATGTG ATAATCTATTGGAAACGTAGTGCCGAAGAAGCCTATGATATTTTGATAGCCAGCCCAACAAGTCCACCACTCATAATGTTTCGAGATGCCTCTCTGGGTCCACCGTGCTACCAGATATCATTAAAAGAATGCCTCCGTGCCATCCACAAGTGCTATTCTTTgggatttttcaattttcgtgattttcaccGTGAAGAGTATGAATACTTTGAGCGCGTGGAAAACGGCGACATGAATTGGATAGTTCCaggaaaatttattgcattttGCGGACCCCATGCtaaatcgaaaattgaaaatg GGTATCCCCTACATGCTCCGGAATCTTACTTTGCATACTTTCGCCGTAACAATGTTTCGACGATAGTTCGGCTTAATAAGAAAATTTACGAAGCCTCTAGATTTGTCGAAGCTGGCTTTGAACACAAGGAGTTGTTCTTCATAGATGGTTCGACGCCCACTAATTCTATAATGCAACAGTTTCTGAAAATAGCTGAAACTGCACCTGGTGCTGTCGCGGTACATTGCAAAGCTGGCCTTGGTAGAACAGGATCCCTTATCGGCTGTTATATCATGAAACATTACCATCTTACAGCTCGGGAAACCATTGCATGGATCAGAATATGTAGACCTGGTTCGGTAATCGGCCACCAACAACACTGGCTCGAGGA aAAAGAAGCTTACCTTCATTCCTTACTGAAGGTACCGCTGCGTCCTGAGAACGGAAATCCCGTGCATCAGTTTGGGATATATTCAGTGGCTGGAAGACCCGGTGGATTGTCCTTATCTGGTCTGCGAAATTCTCGTTTAGTTCAAGACAATGTCTCAGGGATCATGCACCGTGTCGATGGTATAAAACTTGACGATCCTGGGCCGCTTCCAGGCATTGTAGTACCAAAAATCTCAGTGTTAACTCAAGGCGATAAGTTGAATCAGATAAAAGCATCACGACGCAGCATCATACCTTCTTGTCAATCGTCTCTGGGCGGTATATCGAGCCCTTCGACTGTTGCACA TCCTTACCTGGGACCTTTGCTTCAAACAAGGAGTCAGAAAGGAACCGCCAGCTTGGCTAGTAACAAGGACAAAGAAGTACCTAAACGACTCCTCGGCCGTGCAGCTACTACAACGATTGTAAAGAG CAGCGCGCGCACAACAAAAAGTTACAAAACAGCATTTGTCAGATGA
- the LOC124304518 gene encoding dual specificity protein phosphatase CDC14C-like isoform X2, giving the protein MEDSNEAKEIRVADRLYFVTLRTTVKPRSTSNTHYFSIDDELIYENFYADFGPLNLAMLHRYCQKVNKKLKAVTLSKKKIVHYTVMDPQKRVNAAFLIASYVIIYWKRSAEEAYDILIASPTSPPLIMFRDASLGPPCYQISLKECLRAIHKCYSLGFFNFRDFHREEYEYFERVENGDMNWIVPGKFIAFCGPHAKSKIENGYPLHAPESYFAYFRRNNVSTIVRLNKKIYEASRFVEAGFEHKELFFIDGSTPTNSIMQQFLKIAETAPGAVAVHCKAGLGRTGSLIGCYIMKHYHLTARETIAWIRICRPGSVIGHQQHWLEEKEAYLHSLLKVPLRPENGNPVHQFGIYSVAGRPGGLSLSGLRNSRLVQDNVSGIMHRVDGIKLDDPGPLPGIVVPKISVLTQGDKLNQIKASRRSIIPSCQSSLGGISSPSTVAHPYLGPLLQTRSQKGTASLASNKDKEVPKRLLGRAATTTIVKRNSWLVTNNCESSVRRINSKATTQIRSINNNRNHINNNNSNNVNNDVDSTSPVTSSSVSKPVTRSSVRASCVTEARTAVATTNRAALQPQPGMNMILRSADRVTRYHSLRQDVRDDRVAIRISHQRRRSCRLNPIAQ; this is encoded by the exons atggagGATTCCAATGAG GCTAAAGAGATCCGTGTTGCAGATCGGTTATACTTTGTCACACTGAGGACAACAGTGAAGCCTCGAAGCACCTCTAACACCCATTACTTCAGTATTGACGATGAGCTCATCTATGAGAACTTCTATGCTGATTTTGGACCCTTGAATCTTGCAATGCTTCATCGTTATTGTCAGAAAGTGAACAAGAAACTGAAGGCGGTCACTCTGAGCAAGAAGAAAATTGTCCACTACACTGTGATGGACCCTCAGAAGCGCGTAAACGCTGCATTTCTTATCGCTAGCTATGTG ATAATCTATTGGAAACGTAGTGCCGAAGAAGCCTATGATATTTTGATAGCCAGCCCAACAAGTCCACCACTCATAATGTTTCGAGATGCCTCTCTGGGTCCACCGTGCTACCAGATATCATTAAAAGAATGCCTCCGTGCCATCCACAAGTGCTATTCTTTgggatttttcaattttcgtgattttcaccGTGAAGAGTATGAATACTTTGAGCGCGTGGAAAACGGCGACATGAATTGGATAGTTCCaggaaaatttattgcattttGCGGACCCCATGCtaaatcgaaaattgaaaatg GGTATCCCCTACATGCTCCGGAATCTTACTTTGCATACTTTCGCCGTAACAATGTTTCGACGATAGTTCGGCTTAATAAGAAAATTTACGAAGCCTCTAGATTTGTCGAAGCTGGCTTTGAACACAAGGAGTTGTTCTTCATAGATGGTTCGACGCCCACTAATTCTATAATGCAACAGTTTCTGAAAATAGCTGAAACTGCACCTGGTGCTGTCGCGGTACATTGCAAAGCTGGCCTTGGTAGAACAGGATCCCTTATCGGCTGTTATATCATGAAACATTACCATCTTACAGCTCGGGAAACCATTGCATGGATCAGAATATGTAGACCTGGTTCGGTAATCGGCCACCAACAACACTGGCTCGAGGA aAAAGAAGCTTACCTTCATTCCTTACTGAAGGTACCGCTGCGTCCTGAGAACGGAAATCCCGTGCATCAGTTTGGGATATATTCAGTGGCTGGAAGACCCGGTGGATTGTCCTTATCTGGTCTGCGAAATTCTCGTTTAGTTCAAGACAATGTCTCAGGGATCATGCACCGTGTCGATGGTATAAAACTTGACGATCCTGGGCCGCTTCCAGGCATTGTAGTACCAAAAATCTCAGTGTTAACTCAAGGCGATAAGTTGAATCAGATAAAAGCATCACGACGCAGCATCATACCTTCTTGTCAATCGTCTCTGGGCGGTATATCGAGCCCTTCGACTGTTGCACA TCCTTACCTGGGACCTTTGCTTCAAACAAGGAGTCAGAAAGGAACCGCCAGCTTGGCTAGTAACAAGGACAAAGAAGTACCTAAACGACTCCTCGGCCGTGCAGCTACTACAACGATTGTAAAGAG AAATAGTTGGCTGGTCACTAACAACTGCGAATCAAGTGTGCGCCGTATCAATTCCAAAGCAACAACACAGATTCGTAGTATCAACAACAATCGCAATCacatcaacaacaacaatagcAACAATGTCAACAACGATGTGGATTCAACGAGTCCGGTAACTTCCAGTTCTGTATCAAAGCCAGTTACAAGGTCCAGTGTCAGAGCTTCGTGTGTTACCGAAGCTCGCACTGCTGTTGCAACTACAAACCGCGCAGCTCTGCAGCCCCAACCGGGCATGAATATGATTCTGCGATCAGCAGATCGTGTCACACGATATCATTCACTGAGACA AGATGTCAGAGACGATAGGGTGGCCATCCGTATATCTCACCAACGTAGGAGATCTTGCCGCCTAAATCCCATCGCTCAGTGA